From the genome of Bacteroides sp. MSB163, one region includes:
- a CDS encoding VapE domain-containing protein, protein MENIPVTAYSGFSNVRGEITLRKAMENITKGLHAKLVFKIRMLVSQGKTEEANNVKKQLPFYTVTAGYKEKRQAYSITSYTHVTLLDIDDQPEEKLEELRKKINEDPNTLASFLTPKGHGFKVFVFLKTAYAIRLRDTLAEEDKVEFNTLEKHHLAMYNACKEYYEQLLGVEVDGSGKDISRGFFTSFDEKAYLNEELMKEVDEILTTIVPPEKPQPGRKKTVSEKVISGKVTNDKPVSDKVMSDKPESGKAEAEPWERMEFSKAVLAVKRISKFEPGKRDCFIFALGNKCYTKGLEEEVVMRLAQEKFGSEEFNAAAPIHNAYIYTDRTTEANMRKEEEKPDTIHQLLDFLKTHYDFRRNIIMDRLEYLDFNEKTEKWTGKLRPVRATSYNAIFLELQLAGIKCSLDYVKAIVNSSYPREFNPFTDYIEKLKPWDGVTDYIGQLAETVQTEDQKFWKKSFRKWFVGMLACALQDEAVNHLVIILYSEQGKGKSTWIRRLLPPEWREYYRNGMANPENKDHQLMLSTHLIINMEEFDGARISDLAGLKRTITQESVTERKVYDIQTLSFIRRASFIASTNNRLCLQDIGGNRRFLPSSVISMDYRTPVNYEGIYAQAYALLNGGYQYWYEGEEIDELNRHNEMHRMKDPVEENLLVYFRKPEPEDTCVKWMPAAAILSKIAIYGKIQVNRQAIQTLVLSLEKYRFRTRRNAQGSTEYEVVDLQNDEVNNGFGR, encoded by the coding sequence ATGGAAAATATTCCGGTTACCGCATACAGCGGATTCAGTAATGTACGGGGAGAAATTACTCTCCGAAAAGCAATGGAAAACATCACAAAAGGGCTGCATGCGAAGCTCGTATTCAAAATCCGAATGCTCGTCAGCCAGGGAAAGACGGAAGAGGCGAACAATGTGAAGAAACAGTTGCCATTCTACACCGTCACGGCAGGATACAAGGAAAAAAGGCAGGCCTACAGCATAACAAGCTATACACATGTCACCCTGCTGGACATTGACGACCAGCCCGAAGAGAAGCTGGAAGAGCTGAGGAAAAAAATTAATGAAGATCCCAACACGCTGGCTTCTTTCCTCACCCCAAAAGGGCACGGGTTCAAGGTTTTCGTGTTTCTGAAAACAGCTTATGCCATCCGGCTGAGGGATACACTGGCAGAAGAAGATAAAGTGGAATTCAACACGTTGGAAAAACATCACCTGGCCATGTACAATGCCTGCAAGGAATATTACGAACAGTTGCTCGGCGTGGAAGTGGACGGCAGCGGCAAAGACATATCAAGGGGATTCTTCACCTCCTTCGATGAAAAGGCATACCTGAATGAAGAACTAATGAAAGAGGTGGACGAGATACTGACTACCATCGTTCCGCCCGAAAAGCCACAGCCGGGAAGGAAAAAAACGGTAAGTGAGAAAGTGATAAGTGGTAAGGTGACAAATGATAAACCGGTGAGTGATAAAGTTATGAGTGATAAGCCGGAAAGCGGAAAGGCGGAAGCCGAACCCTGGGAAAGAATGGAATTCAGCAAGGCGGTGCTTGCGGTGAAGAGGATATCAAAGTTTGAACCGGGAAAACGGGACTGCTTCATCTTCGCACTGGGAAACAAGTGCTATACGAAAGGCCTGGAAGAAGAAGTGGTCATGCGTCTGGCACAGGAAAAATTCGGCAGTGAAGAGTTCAACGCGGCAGCGCCCATACACAACGCGTACATCTATACCGACAGGACAACGGAAGCCAACATGCGCAAGGAAGAAGAGAAGCCGGACACGATTCATCAGCTGCTCGATTTCCTGAAAACGCATTATGATTTCCGAAGGAACATTATAATGGACCGACTGGAGTATCTCGACTTCAACGAGAAGACAGAAAAATGGACAGGCAAGCTACGACCCGTAAGAGCAACAAGCTACAACGCCATATTCCTGGAACTGCAACTGGCAGGAATCAAGTGTTCGCTGGATTACGTGAAGGCGATTGTAAACTCTTCATATCCCAGGGAATTCAATCCTTTCACGGACTACATTGAGAAGCTCAAGCCATGGGACGGAGTGACCGATTACATCGGGCAGCTGGCAGAAACCGTACAGACCGAAGACCAGAAGTTCTGGAAGAAAAGTTTCAGAAAGTGGTTCGTGGGAATGCTGGCATGCGCATTGCAGGACGAGGCGGTGAACCATCTCGTCATCATACTCTACTCAGAGCAGGGAAAAGGAAAGAGCACATGGATACGAAGGCTCCTGCCTCCTGAATGGAGGGAATATTACCGGAACGGAATGGCCAATCCGGAAAACAAGGACCACCAGCTGATGCTAAGCACGCACCTCATCATCAATATGGAGGAGTTTGACGGAGCCAGAATCAGTGACCTGGCAGGACTCAAAAGAACCATCACACAGGAGAGCGTCACGGAACGAAAAGTATACGACATACAGACACTATCCTTCATACGACGCGCGTCCTTCATTGCCAGCACCAACAACCGACTGTGCCTGCAGGATATAGGAGGAAACAGACGATTTCTGCCATCCTCCGTTATTTCGATGGATTACAGAACGCCCGTCAATTACGAAGGGATATATGCGCAGGCATACGCGCTGCTGAACGGAGGATATCAATACTGGTACGAAGGGGAAGAGATAGACGAACTGAACCGGCACAACGAAATGCATCGCATGAAGGATCCGGTGGAGGAGAATCTGCTGGTATATTTCCGGAAACCGGAACCCGAAGATACCTGTGTGAAGTGGATGCCCGCAGCGGCCATACTCAGCAAGATTGCCATCTACGGAAAGATACAGGTGAACAGGCAGGCGATACAGACACTGGTGTTGTCGCTGGAGAAATACAGGTTCCGCACGAGAAGGAACGCGCAGGGAAGCACCGAATATGAAGTGGTGGACTTGCAGAATGATGAGGTAAACAATGGATTCGGGAGGTGA
- a CDS encoding UpxY family transcription antiterminator codes for MEADKETEIWYAMRATYRREPDAMRLLEKEKMGCFIPMQYKISIKKGKKVRALVPVVHNLLFVHACPSDVKRIKSQVSYLQYITDTRSGQKIIISDSEMQRFIAVAGTYNDHLMYFQPDELNLSKGTKVRITGGDFEGQEGIFLKVKGARDRRVVIEIQGVIAVALATIHPDLIEVIK; via the coding sequence ATGGAAGCGGATAAAGAGACTGAAATATGGTACGCCATGCGTGCCACGTACCGTAGAGAGCCTGATGCTATGCGCTTGCTTGAAAAGGAAAAAATGGGTTGTTTTATCCCCATGCAATACAAGATCAGCATAAAGAAAGGTAAGAAAGTCCGTGCTTTGGTTCCGGTTGTCCACAACTTGCTGTTTGTCCATGCCTGTCCTTCGGATGTGAAGCGCATCAAATCACAGGTAAGCTATTTGCAATACATTACGGATACCCGTAGCGGTCAGAAGATTATTATCTCCGACAGTGAAATGCAACGCTTTATTGCTGTAGCCGGTACTTACAATGACCATCTCATGTACTTCCAACCGGATGAACTGAATTTGTCCAAAGGTACAAAAGTACGTATCACGGGTGGTGACTTCGAAGGACAGGAAGGTATTTTTCTGAAAGTAAAAGGCGCACGTGATCGTCGTGTGGTCATTGAGATACAAGGTGTTATTGCCGTTGCGCTTGCTACGATTCATCCGGATCTTATAGAAGTAATCAAATAA
- a CDS encoding UpxZ family transcription anti-terminator antagonist: protein MSLSEETAALQRAAHELMYLGGDGSPIYSDDLSRRNGEVYRLTTALYDSGVKGVTIEEQANVCLALLMGYSASFIDHGEKQRHVQEVLDRCWDILDNLPASLLKLRLLTACYGEVFDEPLADEGRIIIASWDSASLTSDQQEAIKEFQNVVDNSYPWEYIDE, encoded by the coding sequence ATGTCTCTTTCTGAAGAAACAGCTGCCCTTCAGCGTGCAGCGCACGAGCTGATGTATTTGGGGGGTGACGGGAGCCCCATCTATAGCGATGACTTGTCCCGTCGTAACGGTGAAGTCTATCGCTTGACCACTGCTTTGTATGATTCCGGTGTCAAGGGTGTTACCATCGAAGAACAGGCGAACGTTTGTCTCGCTCTTCTGATGGGCTACAGTGCCTCGTTTATTGACCACGGTGAGAAGCAACGGCATGTTCAGGAAGTGTTGGATCGTTGTTGGGATATTCTCGATAATCTTCCTGCTTCACTATTGAAGCTCCGTCTGCTAACTGCTTGCTATGGTGAGGTGTTTGACGAGCCTTTGGCGGACGAAGGCCGTATTATTATTGCTTCCTGGGATTCAGCATCGCTAACTTCCGATCAACAGGAAGCTATCAAGGAGTTCCAAAATGTAGTTGATAATTCCTATCCATGGGAGTATATTGACGAATAA
- a CDS encoding lipopolysaccharide biosynthesis protein: protein MTDSLRHKTIHGVGWSFIDNISSSGITFLVGLVLARLLTPEEYGIMAIIAIFIAVSNSIIDSGFSNALIRKTRIERIDYSTVFYFNLTVSILIYVLLYLAAPVISVFFKEPVLVEVIRIIGLVLIINALAIIPRTRFVRDVDFKTQTKVSLISSISSGVIGIGMALGGMGVWSLVGQQISRQFLNTLFLWVYSKWHPVWEFSMKSFKELFGFGSKLLLSGLLDTIYKNIYYIIIGRFYTSAQLGQYTRAEQFNMIFSSNLTSVVQRVSYPVLSSIQEEPERLREAYRKVIKITMLITFACMLGLAAVAKPLILILIGEKWLPAVYFLQIICFSGMLYPLHAINLNILQVKGRSDLFLKLEIIKKIIAMGPMVVGIVYGIEYMLWGGVSISFIAYFLNSYYSANLINYPTSEQIKDVLPTFLTSFVVAAFMWGVSFWNISVYALLPIQILSGILLALFIYEKLHLDEYLEVKQLVLNALKRK from the coding sequence TTGACGGATTCTTTAAGACATAAAACCATTCATGGTGTTGGGTGGAGTTTTATTGATAATATATCCAGTTCTGGTATAACCTTTTTGGTAGGACTTGTACTAGCTCGTTTATTGACTCCTGAAGAATATGGTATCATGGCCATAATTGCTATTTTCATAGCGGTTTCCAACTCCATTATAGACAGTGGCTTCTCTAATGCATTGATACGAAAGACACGCATAGAACGGATTGATTATAGCACCGTTTTCTATTTTAATCTGACAGTTAGTATTCTTATTTATGTACTTTTATATTTAGCTGCTCCTGTAATCAGTGTATTCTTTAAGGAGCCTGTTTTAGTTGAAGTTATAAGAATCATAGGTTTGGTACTGATAATCAATGCGCTTGCCATTATTCCTCGTACCCGATTTGTAAGGGACGTGGATTTTAAGACGCAAACCAAAGTTTCTTTAATATCTTCTATCAGCAGTGGAGTCATTGGGATAGGGATGGCACTCGGGGGGATGGGAGTTTGGAGTCTGGTTGGTCAGCAGATTTCCCGTCAATTTTTAAATACTTTGTTCTTGTGGGTATATAGTAAATGGCATCCGGTATGGGAATTTTCTATGAAGAGTTTTAAGGAATTGTTTGGTTTTGGTTCTAAATTGTTGCTTTCAGGGTTACTGGATACTATCTATAAAAATATCTACTACATTATAATCGGACGTTTCTATACTTCTGCGCAGTTGGGGCAATATACTCGTGCAGAGCAGTTCAATATGATATTTTCCAGTAATCTAACCTCTGTTGTTCAGCGAGTCAGTTATCCGGTTTTAAGTTCCATACAAGAAGAGCCGGAACGCTTGAGGGAGGCATACCGGAAAGTGATTAAGATTACCATGTTGATAACTTTTGCATGTATGCTGGGGCTGGCTGCGGTTGCGAAACCATTGATTCTGATTTTGATAGGTGAAAAATGGTTGCCTGCCGTTTACTTCTTGCAAATCATCTGTTTCAGTGGAATGCTTTATCCCCTTCATGCCATCAACTTGAACATTCTGCAAGTAAAAGGGCGTTCGGATTTGTTTTTGAAACTGGAAATCATAAAGAAAATTATAGCTATGGGGCCTATGGTCGTGGGTATTGTCTATGGCATTGAATATATGTTATGGGGTGGTGTCTCGATCTCTTTTATCGCTTATTTTTTGAATAGCTATTATTCGGCCAATTTGATAAACTATCCTACAAGCGAGCAAATAAAAGATGTATTGCCCACTTTTCTGACTTCTTTTGTGGTAGCGGCATTTATGTGGGGTGTTTCTTTCTGGAATATTTCTGTTTACGCTCTGTTGCCCATTCAGATTTTATCTGGAATATTGTTGGCACTATTTATATATGAAAAGTTGCATCTTGATGAGTATCTCGAAGTCAAACAGTTGGTTCTTAATGCCTTGAAGCGTAAATGA
- a CDS encoding DegT/DnrJ/EryC1/StrS family aminotransferase, producing the protein MEKKVITVTSPLLPSLDDFMPYLQDIWNRKWLTNNGHYHQELEKALCEYLKVPYISLFTNGTLPLMCALQALRITGEVITTPYSFVATTHSLWWNGIKPVFVDIDPNTCNIDPDKIEVAITPKTTAIMPVHVYGKPCDTERIQEIADKYGLKVIYDAAHAFGVEVNGGSILNAGDMSTLSFHATKVYNTIEGGALVCQDEKTKKRIDYLKNFGFAGETTIVAPGINGKMDEVRSAYGLLNLKQVDVAIESRRQVAIKYRKALRNVEGISFMEDMPGVRHNYSYFPIFIDAEKYGMTRDELYFKMKEQHVLGRRYFYPLISEFSTYRGWESAKPENLPVANRVADSVICLPMYHGLSDEDINRVIKSIQCNI; encoded by the coding sequence ATGGAAAAGAAAGTAATTACGGTTACTTCTCCTTTGCTTCCTTCGCTTGACGACTTTATGCCCTATTTGCAGGATATTTGGAATCGCAAGTGGCTGACCAATAACGGTCATTATCACCAGGAGCTGGAGAAGGCTTTATGTGAATATTTAAAAGTACCCTACATCAGTCTTTTCACTAATGGTACTTTGCCTTTGATGTGTGCCCTGCAGGCACTCCGTATTACAGGTGAGGTGATAACAACGCCCTATAGTTTTGTTGCTACTACCCATTCCTTGTGGTGGAACGGCATCAAACCTGTGTTTGTGGATATTGACCCTAATACTTGCAATATAGACCCCGACAAAATAGAAGTTGCCATTACTCCTAAGACCACTGCTATCATGCCTGTACATGTATATGGTAAGCCTTGTGATACGGAACGCATTCAGGAAATTGCCGATAAGTATGGTTTAAAAGTAATCTACGATGCTGCCCATGCATTTGGCGTGGAAGTGAATGGCGGGTCTATTCTGAATGCGGGTGATATGTCCACATTGAGTTTTCACGCTACGAAAGTCTACAACACCATTGAGGGTGGCGCTTTAGTATGTCAGGATGAAAAGACCAAAAAGCGTATTGATTACTTGAAGAATTTTGGTTTTGCCGGTGAGACAACTATTGTTGCTCCCGGTATCAATGGCAAGATGGATGAAGTGCGTAGTGCTTACGGTTTGTTAAATTTGAAGCAGGTGGATGTTGCAATTGAATCCCGTCGGCAGGTAGCAATCAAATATCGTAAAGCATTAAGGAATGTGGAGGGTATCAGTTTTATGGAAGATATGCCGGGGGTCCGTCACAATTATTCTTATTTCCCCATTTTTATAGATGCCGAGAAATATGGCATGACGCGTGACGAACTATATTTCAAGATGAAAGAACAGCATGTTTTAGGCCGGCGGTATTTCTATCCTTTGATAAGTGAGTTCTCCACTTATCGAGGATGGGAATCCGCCAAGCCTGAGAATTTGCCGGTAGCAAATCGGGTGGCGGATAGTGTTATTTGTTTGCCGATGTATCATGGATTAAGTGATGAAGATATTAATAGAGTTATAAAGTCTATTCAATGCAACATTTGA
- a CDS encoding 1-aminocyclopropane-1-carboxylate deaminase/D-cysteine desulfhydrase, whose protein sequence is MQHLKFDVSPLGELSYYSRKFNIRCLCKRDDLFSKAGGGSKARMLQYILYPLCKEKVDVFLTAGGPCSNYNRAAALLCAEMGIQMRLVSYTDNLSDYEKSLNYYLTNLAGAEHIYCAKTEVVETIQKVIAEMEEKTISFRYCYGGGKSLEGVYAYYDAVRELKYQYRGTIDEVYVACGTGTTLTGICCGMQEYFPAAKVHGISVARCYVDEKEVLDEDIAYLNNYLNKQYDFSNLIFHDEFLFGGYGHSSNEELDTIRECISRQGMLVDPTYSGKAFYGMCEILSQREQSGKTVLFWNTGGMMNLFSQKADFKL, encoded by the coding sequence ATGCAACATTTGAAGTTTGATGTATCTCCTCTTGGGGAACTTTCTTATTATAGCCGAAAATTCAATATTCGCTGTTTGTGTAAAAGGGATGACCTTTTTAGTAAGGCAGGAGGAGGTAGTAAGGCTCGAATGCTTCAGTATATATTATATCCATTATGTAAAGAAAAAGTGGATGTGTTTCTGACAGCGGGTGGACCATGTAGCAATTATAATCGTGCAGCGGCTCTATTGTGTGCCGAAATGGGAATACAAATGCGTTTGGTTTCATATACGGATAATCTTTCAGATTATGAAAAATCGTTAAATTATTATTTAACTAACCTTGCAGGAGCAGAGCATATTTATTGTGCAAAAACAGAAGTAGTAGAAACGATTCAAAAAGTTATAGCTGAGATGGAAGAAAAAACTATAAGTTTTCGTTACTGCTATGGAGGTGGTAAATCTTTGGAAGGGGTATATGCTTATTATGATGCAGTTCGTGAATTAAAGTATCAGTATCGAGGTACGATAGATGAAGTATATGTGGCTTGTGGTACAGGTACTACGTTGACCGGAATTTGTTGTGGAATGCAAGAATATTTTCCCGCTGCAAAGGTGCATGGAATTTCAGTTGCTCGCTGTTATGTTGATGAAAAGGAAGTCTTGGATGAGGATATAGCTTATTTGAATAATTACTTGAATAAGCAATATGACTTTTCAAACTTAATTTTTCATGATGAATTCCTTTTTGGAGGGTATGGACATAGTTCTAATGAAGAATTAGATACTATTAGAGAATGTATTTCACGCCAAGGTATGCTTGTTGATCCGACCTATTCAGGAAAGGCTTTTTATGGAATGTGTGAAATATTGTCGCAAAGAGAACAGTCGGGAAAAACGGTACTTTTTTGGAATACAGGTGGAATGATGAATTTGTTTTCACAGAAAGCGGATTTTAAATTATGA
- a CDS encoding GNAT family N-acetyltransferase, producing the protein MIYHLKNKSSDYQLLLQYFYVVDNDFEISLSRKVDLKEYASKLLQNGYVYAILNETKQNILACVVFYCNDMDTHVAYLPLLSTRLDARGKGYAKLLLNEMIQCCKEKGMYRILCDSVNPIAVKLYKSLGFTEYQVKRYEQLTKIFLKLDLI; encoded by the coding sequence ATGATATATCATCTTAAAAATAAGTCAAGCGATTATCAGCTGTTATTACAATATTTTTATGTAGTAGATAATGATTTTGAGATTTCTCTTAGCCGAAAAGTTGATTTGAAAGAATATGCTTCTAAGCTTTTGCAAAATGGATATGTTTATGCCATTCTGAATGAAACTAAGCAAAATATATTAGCTTGTGTCGTTTTTTATTGTAATGATATGGACACACATGTTGCATATTTGCCTTTATTGAGTACTCGGTTAGATGCAAGGGGAAAAGGGTATGCCAAATTATTGCTGAATGAAATGATACAATGCTGTAAGGAGAAAGGTATGTATAGAATACTTTGTGATTCTGTAAATCCGATAGCTGTAAAGTTATATAAATCATTGGGGTTTACAGAATATCAAGTGAAACGATATGAACAATTAACAAAAATTTTTCTGAAGTTAGATTTGATATGA
- a CDS encoding ATP-grasp domain-containing protein gives MNILVTAIGSFSADCVINSLRKAEHTVVGCDIHPPKWHAVSKDCNWVYQAPYATKESEYIQFLLDISLKHDIEYLFPLTDLEIDVLDQNRTIFKQNGIVLCMPSSQTLAIARNKYVLYKTFKHDDLVPSISTYLSGEVPMTLLPTIAKPYNGRSSEGLLRISTVKELEEISKKSGYIFQEMIEGPVFTVDYIRNSYTNKDFSIAREELIRTKNGAGTTVRMSNDILLKQLVSHIGNTIHVNGCINMEFIQSKGKYYLIDINPRFSAGVAFSRMVGYNMVLNHLNCFIAQDIQDGILYQEQIITKRYWEEIL, from the coding sequence ATGAACATATTAGTTACGGCCATTGGGTCATTTTCGGCAGATTGTGTTATCAATTCATTGCGTAAAGCCGAGCATACTGTTGTTGGTTGTGATATACATCCTCCAAAGTGGCATGCTGTTTCTAAAGATTGTAATTGGGTCTATCAAGCTCCATACGCTACGAAAGAAAGTGAATATATACAGTTTCTGCTTGATATCTCTCTCAAACATGATATTGAATATTTATTTCCTTTGACAGACTTGGAGATAGATGTATTGGATCAAAATCGTACAATTTTCAAACAGAATGGGATAGTTTTGTGTATGCCTTCATCACAGACTTTAGCCATAGCGAGGAATAAATATGTACTTTACAAAACGTTTAAACATGACGATTTAGTTCCTTCTATTTCTACTTATTTAAGTGGAGAGGTACCTATGACTTTATTGCCGACTATAGCGAAGCCTTATAACGGACGAAGTAGTGAAGGGTTGTTACGGATTTCAACTGTAAAGGAACTTGAAGAAATCTCAAAAAAGAGTGGTTATATCTTTCAGGAGATGATAGAAGGTCCTGTCTTTACTGTAGACTATATCCGTAATAGTTATACCAATAAAGATTTTTCGATAGCTAGAGAAGAACTGATACGTACCAAAAATGGTGCAGGTACTACAGTCAGGATGTCTAACGATATATTGTTGAAACAATTGGTTTCACATATTGGAAATACTATTCATGTAAATGGTTGCATTAATATGGAATTTATTCAATCAAAAGGAAAGTATTATTTAATTGACATTAATCCTCGTTTTTCAGCAGGTGTGGCTTTTAGCCGTATGGTAGGATATAATATGGTTTTGAACCATTTGAATTGTTTTATAGCACAAGATATTCAAGATGGTATATTATATCAAGAACAGATAATTACTAAACGATATTGGGAGGAAATTCTTTGA
- a CDS encoding TDP-N-acetylfucosamine:lipid II N-acetylfucosaminyltransferase — MEGFASLPQWFILYGALDKKQKAVYDEMHLNGHVELVYLNNFASLLRFAEKHKNDIFLLHGNLPYKVMFFLSVYSQRTDWICWGAKASINYNNIKSILLTPLKIFMYRRFYKIITLMDPDTDSLTHDFHVKNVEQISYYNPSLEEEPDFFSQFVPVDKSQVYKRKKILLGNSAHNIPYYLDILAHLSKFREALDVHCMMQYPKLDENIIKKFSSQAKSIFDGSVTMDKEMMERYQYYKYLSNFDVYVCSNLNQSGLGAANNCLKLGLKVFLAGKNYEWLASLGYKVFDVSSIKNADDIDLFNDLSESEKEYNLNLAFKIMRAEKNKWMNYRKTLI; from the coding sequence ATGGAAGGTTTTGCATCATTACCTCAGTGGTTTATTTTATATGGTGCTTTAGATAAAAAACAAAAGGCTGTATATGATGAAATGCATCTTAATGGACATGTTGAACTTGTTTATTTGAATAATTTTGCATCGCTATTAAGGTTCGCAGAAAAACATAAAAATGATATTTTTCTTCTTCATGGGAATTTACCTTATAAAGTGATGTTTTTTCTGTCTGTATATTCACAAAGAACTGATTGGATTTGTTGGGGTGCCAAAGCAAGCATTAACTACAATAATATAAAGTCAATACTATTAACTCCTTTGAAAATATTTATGTATAGACGATTTTATAAGATAATTACGCTTATGGATCCAGATACAGATAGTTTAACTCATGACTTTCATGTTAAAAATGTAGAACAGATCTCTTATTACAATCCTTCATTGGAGGAGGAACCTGATTTTTTTTCCCAATTTGTGCCTGTTGATAAAAGTCAAGTTTATAAACGAAAAAAGATATTACTAGGTAATAGCGCTCATAATATACCATACTATTTAGATATTCTTGCTCATTTATCTAAATTTAGAGAGGCATTAGACGTTCATTGTATGATGCAATATCCTAAGTTAGATGAAAATATTATTAAAAAATTTTCAAGTCAAGCAAAATCTATCTTTGATGGTTCTGTTACGATGGATAAAGAAATGATGGAACGTTATCAATATTACAAGTACTTAAGTAATTTTGATGTATATGTATGCTCGAATTTAAACCAATCAGGCTTAGGAGCAGCTAACAATTGCTTAAAACTAGGTCTTAAAGTTTTTTTGGCAGGGAAAAACTATGAATGGCTTGCTTCATTAGGTTATAAGGTATTTGATGTTTCTAGTATTAAAAATGCAGATGATATAGATCTTTTTAATGATTTGTCAGAATCAGAAAAAGAATATAATTTAAATCTTGCTTTTAAAATAATGCGTGCTGAAAAGAATAAATGGATGAATTATAGAAAAACTTTAATTTAA
- a CDS encoding EpsG family protein → MICWFIAFLLLGTYAYYTDDYEPYVELVDKAYITPFAYFHIEQFWIVLMEYFRGDIDGFRFISMILLSISLVLIMIRSKVNPIYFISFYTILCLNTHVCWVRQPLAYCLILLALVYYSERKFAKIVIAFLLLGLALYVHKSSILLLCVLPFLFISVTKRKNILKFVVLFPMLFCFFLKALSTLEAVLGINMEWYLEAENVYAERHIVFLIIANIITAIQFYIFGLTIYLFRNTSILIERTLVSSLFGIVYISAFLFLLPFDANTIYVRLMAFGGFIAVLLWSGNVSLLKKVKKYKCIVVLAAFWFSLVLISMLLNNYTRIDRLTKLPW, encoded by the coding sequence TTGATATGTTGGTTCATTGCTTTCTTGCTATTAGGTACTTATGCTTATTATACAGATGATTATGAACCGTATGTTGAGTTGGTTGATAAGGCTTATATAACACCTTTTGCCTATTTCCATATAGAACAGTTTTGGATAGTTCTGATGGAATATTTTCGTGGTGATATTGATGGTTTCCGATTTATTTCCATGATCTTATTATCAATTTCTCTTGTCTTAATAATGATAAGGTCTAAAGTGAATCCGATCTATTTTATATCATTTTATACTATACTTTGTCTTAATACACACGTCTGTTGGGTTCGGCAACCATTAGCTTATTGTCTCATTTTATTGGCTTTGGTATACTATTCTGAAAGAAAATTTGCTAAGATAGTTATTGCTTTTTTGCTTCTGGGACTTGCTCTGTATGTTCATAAGTCATCTATTCTTCTTCTATGTGTTCTTCCCTTTTTGTTTATATCAGTTACAAAGAGAAAGAATATTCTGAAATTCGTAGTTCTATTCCCTATGCTTTTTTGTTTTTTTTTAAAAGCTCTTTCTACACTAGAAGCAGTATTGGGGATTAATATGGAATGGTATCTGGAGGCTGAAAATGTTTATGCTGAAAGGCATATTGTCTTTTTAATTATAGCTAATATAATAACAGCAATTCAATTCTATATATTTGGTTTAACAATTTATTTATTTCGTAATACCTCTATTTTAATAGAAAGAACCTTGGTTAGTTCTTTATTTGGGATAGTATATATATCCGCATTTCTATTTCTTTTACCGTTTGATGCTAATACTATATATGTTCGTCTAATGGCATTTGGTGGGTTCATTGCTGTATTGCTATGGAGTGGAAACGTTTCATTACTCAAAAAAGTAAAAAAATATAAATGCATTGTTGTTTTAGCGGCATTTTGGTTCAGTTTAGTATTGATTAGTATGCTGTTGAACAACTATACGAGAATTGATAGATTAACAAAATTGCCTTGGTGA